DNA sequence from the Salinibacter sp. 10B genome:
CGTGCCGCCCCGTGAGCACCTGAACAATGCGCTCTCTACCTCTGAATCAGAATCGAGAATCATTGCTGCAAGTTAAATGCCAAAATACCGCACGTTTGACACCGTGAAGATGGATCTTGGAGACGGTCAGGTGTTGGTTCACTCCCGACGAAGCGGTGAGACCGAAATCCTACCTCAAAACGAAGCGCAATGGCTTCTCTCCTGCCAGAAATTCAAAGAAATCCCTACTCATGCCACCGAGTACGCACGAAAGTCTCGGCGCCAACAGCTTGAGTCGACCGCAAACAACGCTCCGCTGCGAGGCGTTTTCGCTCAGTGGGCCCTCAAACTCCTCGACAGTGAAGGTTTCGAGCTGCCAATACCCAACCGCAAGGTGACTCGCGTTGAGGAGGGCCTCCGGCGGTTCGTTGAGGCCGGATTTCTCGTGCCGGATGAGATGATCCTGAGCGAGGTTAAAGATCTATCAAATAAGTCGAGCTTCGGGGGTACCCAGTTGCCAATCACGGCTGTTGGGATTCCGACGCGAAACCGGCCTGACTGCCTACGACGAGCACTGGAAAGCTATACTAAGAACTTTGCACAGCACCACCGGACGCCTCGCCTTCTAATTGCTGATAACAGCCAGGAGGAACAGGTCCAGAAGAAAAACCGACACGTTTTGCAAGAGGTGGGGGCAACGTACGATGGAGAGGTGTGCTATCTCGGACTTCGGAAGCGGGAAAAGATGGTTCGACAGATTGTCAGCGCTTCCGGCGTATCTGAAGACATCGTACGATTTGCTCTTCTTGGCCACGAGCGCTGTTCTGAGTTCTACGGGGCGGCCCGCAACGCCCTGCTATTATCGACTTTGGGGGAGCTGACGGCTCAGTTTGACGATGACACAATCTGCAACGTAGCCCTACCCCCAGAGGGTACTAAGAGCGGTCTCTCTTTGGCCTCCCGTGCCGTAAACGAGCTCTGGTGGTATCAAAATCAGAAAGAGGCTATGGAGGCGGTTTCGTTCGAGCCTCACGACCTCCTAGGGTTGCACGAACGCCTCCTGGGAAAGGAAGTCGCCACTCATATTAGCCAGAATACCAAGAACGCATCGGTCGAAATTGATAAGATGGCTCCCTCGTTATTACGAGAGCTTCGGGAGGGAAAGCCCACAATCGCTCTGTCCATGACCGGCACAGTCGGCGATTCAGGAATGCACTCTAATGACAATATGACGCGCCTTCTTCTTGCCAATGAAAGCAGCTGGAAACGTCTGATAACACCGAAGGATGGGTATCGCACGAGGCTCAACACACGTGCTCTCATCCGGGCCCCTCGGATGCAAACCATAACTGACAGCGTGTTCTGTATGTCAATGAGCCTGGGACTGAATAACCGTTTGCCAATACCTCCCTATCCACCGGTCCAGCGAGACGAGGACGGCGTCTTTCGAGCAGTGCTGAAGACATGTGCACCGGATGCTTACAGCGGCTACCTGCCTTTCCTAATTCAACATGCGCCCCCCACTCATCGATCACACCCCACCTCCATCACTGAAGAGACGTTTCCTACACCTACATTTCGAACTAATGACATTATAAGGGGACTGGTCCTCCAATGCAGTACTTCAATTTCTGGCAGAGATCCTGAACACAATCTCCAACTGTTAGGAAATCAGCTTTCCAGCATTGGCACCACTGACCGCAAACGCTTCAAGGAAACGGTCCGTCATGTGATCTCTAAGAGAATCACCTCTCGGATCAGCAGAGCTAAACAGTGTCTTCAGGAACGAGGGGGAAGACCTTCCTACTGGGCACAAGATGTTCAAAGGTATATTGCTGCCCATCGTGAATGGATCACTGAAAAACAACTCGATGCTCCCGCTGACTTAGCAGGTGGAGAAGTAGATCGCATTGATGTCTTACAGGACGTGACTGAAAAGATGGGGCGCTTATTCGCAAGGTGGCCGGTAATTGTCGATGCCGCCACTGATCTCTAAGAACGGGTTGTGCTACGGTATACAGTACATGCACTACCGATTGCGACTCGTCCGTCATTGACTCCACCGAGGCGCTCGTCGAAGCGTTGTGCACGGAAGCTCACAAAAGCAAGATTCCCATGGTTTTTGGGGGTATCGTGTCAAAGCCCAATCCCCTCCGCCGGATTGTCCTGAAAGGTCCCCGCCTCCTCGACGTACTGGTTAAACGTCTCCCACGAGGCGTGCCCGGAGTGCTCTTTGACGCGCCGCTCAGGTTTCCCGGCGCGGATCGCCTGCGTGATAAAGCCCGCCCGAAGGGAGTGGGCCGAGTATTCCTCCGAGTCCAGGCCGGCGCTTTCGGCGTGTCGTTTCAAGACCTTTGAGACGTACTGGGCCGTCATCGCGCTCTCGCCGATGGATTCGCCCCGGTAGAAGCGTCGGAAGATATCCCCTTCAAACGGCCCCTCGACTTCCTTCTCAGCGGCTTGTATCCATTGCCGGAGTGCAGTAACGGGACAGGTCTCCTTGTTTGAGCCGTAGGGAAGGCCGTTGACCAGTCCCTCCGCCTCCTGATCGCTTTTCGACTTCCGAATGTACACGTTCACGCCCTCGCCCTCAATGAACTGAACATCTTCGATGGTCAGGGCCACCAGCTCGCTCCGGCGGAGCGCCCCGGTCCACCCGACCAAAAGGAGCGCCCGGTCGCGCAAAGAGGTTAATGTTAGCCTGCCTGTTGGACCATCGTCCGAGTTCGAGTAACGGGGGAGGTGCTCAATAATCGACTTCAAGTCTTCGACCATAAGGGGAGGGGCACCATCTTGCTGACGGGTCTTCTCCCGAACGATGCCTTTCCAGATTTTCCTTAATGGACCTTCGGCCACCGACGCTGGCGACTCGTGGCCTTCTTCTTTGTGGAGGGAGGCAATTGCCGCAAGACGTCGTTCTAGCGTCGCGAGGCTGAGCTCATCGGCCCGCGCGCCGAGATACAAACCGATCGTTTTCGGCTCGGCCGGCAGCCATTCCCGACCCATTTTTTTGCACCAGTGGCGAAAGTCCTCCAGGTCCGCGGCGTAGGCCCGGATCGTGTTCTCCGCCTGGGCCTGGGCGGCGAAGTCCTCCAAACGGCCGAGGCTCTCCTGCAGCTCGCGCAGGCGCTCGGGGTCTTCCAACGCTTCGGTTTCTCCGCCGAGGCCGGAGCCGCTCTCAGAGCCTTCATCCGGTCCGTCCCCCAAACGCGGGCCATCTTTTCCGATCTCAGAGAGGGGCGGCGGGGCGAGTTCGCCGGGCTCGTTGTTCTCCGACGGATTCCCGCTGGAGGAGCTGGGCTGGTCGGTCATGGCTCGGGGAGCTTGGGAGCAGGACAATAAGGACGCCCGTGCGGCCACGCGCGAGGACGTGCGGCAGGGGCCACTCAGGGGCCTGAAGAATAGCGTTTCGCGTCCCCGATAACAACCGATAACTTGATCTTATCGGTCCTAAAACTTGAGGGCAAAATTGGTACCTGCCCAGGGCTGGACCACAGGTGAGCCAGCCCCGCACCGGTACCCGCTGGCTGCAATTTCCAACAGAAGAGCCCGTCTCTCCACATGGCTTGAGAGCCCCCGAATTGACTCTATCGACTCGCAGGCCTCGGAAGTCGGGCTACTGTAGAGAGAAGGAGTATCCTACCCCGACGCTAATCACATCGTTCTGAATATCCGCGTCGCCCTCAGAATCAAGGGACGTAAAGCTCGGGTTGTACCGAATGTCCAAGAATATCGTATTTCCTGACTGGAGGGCGTACGATACCCCACCACCGAGCACAGCACCAAGGTCAGTACTTTCCACGTCGTCGTCGGACGTATTAGTTTCAGATACCGATTGGCCCGCCGAGCGCGCCGTGAGATCTGCCTCGGTCTCCGCATTTATCGAAAACCCTAGTGACGGCCCTGCGAAAAGATAGGGCTGAAGTTGACCGCTCGTTGGAATCACGTATTCAGCAAGCACAGGGATATCGAGGTAATCGTACGACGATGTGGCCTCAAATTCGACTGTAACCGACTGCCCGTTTATTACTCCTGAGGCTGACCCTTCGAAAGTTGTCCCTTTCTGAGAGTACGTTACCTCCGGCCGAATCGAGAAGGCTTCCGTGATGCCAAACCGAAGGAAGCCTCCCACACGCAGTCCAATTTTTCGACCAAAGTCCGACGATCCCTGATTTCCCACAACCTGCTGACTGAGCGTATTTGTGTCTCCCCGAAACGTGGCAAAGTTGGCTCCTCCCCGGATGCCCAAATCGATTCCTTGAGCCGCCACCGATCCGCATGACATGAACAGGATGACGAGAACGGCTGATACCTTCTTCATAACAGGGATTCGTTTACGGATTCGTAGAAGAGCAGATACGAAATGGTTGTGGATCGGCAAGCGGCCAGCGTTCTTGCTTCGCTCACAGACTCGCTTGGTTTCCAACAGGAATTAGAGTACGAAACACTCAGTGCTTGCGAAAACAAGATAGATGCTGTCCGAATGATTTCATTTCGTACTCAACTCGAATCGAAATCCTTGATTCCTCCCTACTGAGTTGTGCTCGGTTTGACAACGGACATGCACAGGGAGTGAGGTGATAGTGTTTGCTATCGTGCTTCTCGGAGGAAGTCTACAATATCGGTTGTATTCTCGCCCTAAGTCGCCATCGACCTACCCTCACCGAGAGGGCTGTTCTCACGACGGACGATTGCAAGGCTAGAGATGGTAGAAAGCGCCCATCCGTTCGTCCGACCATTCGCTAGGTCTATGCCCTGCGTGTGCGAGAGTCTGTTCTGAACCGGGGATTAGAGCTCCTGCTCTATCCTTTTAAACCATTCATTGTATAGCTCAAGAGCGGCATTCTTTCCTATGCTTTGCGCATTGCTCTGACCGAACGCATTCTCGGTCTCAAGCTTGATAGTGAGGAGTAAGCTGGACTGATTTTCGTTTATTTCCTGGACCCTCGCTTGCACGGAGCGACTCTTGTCTCCAACGAAGGCTGCTGCCATCGTGGAGTTGGACTTGGTTTCCGTATTTACTATCCCAGTCGGGCGGTCAATGGATTCGATGGCGTATCCCTCGGCGGTGAATGCGTCAACGGCGGCAGTAATGACTTTGTCCTTCGGATAATCGAAGGTCCGGGTACGGTTTTCCCGAGCGATGTCCTGTGTGGTCGCGCATCCGAGTAGCAGGAGAGCAGGAAAGAGTAAAACGAGCCGGTTCACTAGTCTGGATTTTCTTCTTGAAAGAAGGGAGGGCGACGAATCTTCTTCCTAGTCTTCAGGGGGGAGGCGTTTTATCATAGGTGAACTCCTGGAGTATGTCTAACCGTAAAGTCACTAGCACGGCAAGGACGCAGATCGGAGGTTGAGCGCTACCAGATGTATCGAGTCACCGAGGAGGAAGAGCGCTTGATTGCTCTAAATTTTGGAGGGGAAGGCTGTATTATCGGTTGTAATAATTCCTGCGCTGAAACAGATTCATTCTGCCGGTGAGTTTGGGTTCGTGTGGTCAGTCGATCCCGGCCGTTTCTCTAAGCGAACCAAACGCATTAACTATCGCGCCTGGAATCTCCTCCGTATGGCAATGCCGAGCGACGGAACGGGCTATTTGCGGTTTCCGGACGTCGTTTCTCAACTGAGGCCTGACCTCACCATATACTTTATCCTGCAGCGCCTTAGAAAATTTTTTCTCTTCACGCAGGGCCTGGATATGATCGGCATTCCATCCTTCTCCATTCGCCCGTGGAAAGTCATCATTGAGCGCACGCACGTAGACCGCATTGGCGAAAGCGTCTTCAAACTCTTGTGTGCCTATGAAAGTGGTCTGGTTCTCGAATAGGCCATCAGGACAGTCTATTTGGGTATCTTCTTCTAGAGCCTCCGGCGTTAGGGTGAGAAGCGAGTCAGAACTCGTACAGTCTGAATCGAGAAGAAGATGTGTCATCTCAAGGCGATTCTTAAGGAGAACACTCAAAACGGACTTCCATGCCCCACAGGTACGTAGATTCACAATTTGAAGTCCATCGCGGCTAGGAGTGCTCCCGAAGAGCTTATTGTAGAGAACTGGAAGCGCCTCATCTTCACTTGGCCCTTCGACGACAAGAAATCCCTTTTCGTATAGGAGAGATGTGTTGGATAGGCCAACTGCTCGGCCCACTTGGTCGAAGAAGTCCACAGCTGTGTGCGTCCCTTCACTATCGTCTCCAGTTCCTCTGATGTATGTAGCACTGCGCTGGTTTTGATCATCGATCTCGATCAGATTGATGCTTTCAGGAGAAGCACGGTCTATAAAGAACACCGAGTGTGTACAGACAAAGCACTGGGTTTTGGCCTTCTTGTCCTGAGCAAGACCCGATACGTTTTCGAATAGACGTCTCTGTGCTTCATAATGAAGATTCAGGTCTGGCTCGTCGTACAGCCTAATCACGCTCTCTCTTGCACTCTCACTTGTGGCCTCGCGATCCCATTCCAAGAGCCCCATCCAGATTCGCTTTTTGGTACCCTCTCCGAAGGATTCGATGCGCTTCTCCCCATCGCCTAAATCGACCGTCAAGCTGACATCTTCAACCACGCTTGTGAAGTCGATTTCCGGCTCGACTCCTACCGATTGCATCCGTGAATGCTGACGTAGAAGTTCGTCTTTCGCCTTTCGTATTTCCTCATTCAATCGTTCTTCGATATCGTCCCGGATCGGCTGTAAATCCTCTCGCTCTTTGGGCTTTCCATCTTCGTCTTCTGGTGCAACAACAGTCGCTGCTACCCGCTTCAGAGTCGATCGCACCATCCGATTCGGAGAGCGATAATTGGTTGCGGAAGTCTTTTCCAAATCGGGAAGGTGATCCTCCAATCTGGAAAATGAGGTAGGAAGGATTTTCCACTCGTGCTCTGCCTTCCCCTGTTTGACAATCTTCTCACGCCGGGCAAGTCGATCCTCTTCCTTACCTTCCGGACTCACATCGTAGTCCTTTAGAATGTCTCGTTGCTTCGGTCTCTTAAACGTCTCAAACTTATCCAAACGCTCATCGCTGTATCCCCGTCCTTTCACGAAGGTCTGAACGTTATCGCCTTCAAACTGCTTCCGAACAAGTAGGGTATTATTCTCAGGCCCCGACCTGAATTCTTCGGGCACTCCATCGTGGGACTCGAGAGTGAACTCCCCTTCGACGATAACCTCTTCTGCGACCGATCCTTCGACTGTCCGGCGAGGGTGTCGGTCGGACTCAAAC
Encoded proteins:
- a CDS encoding site-specific integrase, with protein sequence MTDQPSSSSGNPSENNEPGELAPPPLSEIGKDGPRLGDGPDEGSESGSGLGGETEALEDPERLRELQESLGRLEDFAAQAQAENTIRAYAADLEDFRHWCKKMGREWLPAEPKTIGLYLGARADELSLATLERRLAAIASLHKEEGHESPASVAEGPLRKIWKGIVREKTRQQDGAPPLMVEDLKSIIEHLPRYSNSDDGPTGRLTLTSLRDRALLLVGWTGALRRSELVALTIEDVQFIEGEGVNVYIRKSKSDQEAEGLVNGLPYGSNKETCPVTALRQWIQAAEKEVEGPFEGDIFRRFYRGESIGESAMTAQYVSKVLKRHAESAGLDSEEYSAHSLRAGFITQAIRAGKPERRVKEHSGHASWETFNQYVEEAGTFQDNPAEGIGL
- a CDS encoding porin family protein, with the translated sequence MKKVSAVLVILFMSCGSVAAQGIDLGIRGGANFATFRGDTNTLSQQVVGNQGSSDFGRKIGLRVGGFLRFGITEAFSIRPEVTYSQKGTTFEGSASGVINGQSVTVEFEATSSYDYLDIPVLAEYVIPTSGQLQPYLFAGPSLGFSINAETEADLTARSAGQSVSETNTSDDDVESTDLGAVLGGGVSYALQSGNTIFLDIRYNPSFTSLDSEGDADIQNDVISVGVGYSFSLQ
- a CDS encoding AAA family ATPase, which gives rise to MILSRIALKNFGCFQDFELSDLNRLSVVIGENDAGKTVLLNAIEVLLTDGVFESDRHPRRTVEGSVAEEVIVEGEFTLESHDGVPEEFRSGPENNTLLVRKQFEGDNVQTFVKGRGYSDERLDKFETFKRPKQRDILKDYDVSPEGKEEDRLARREKIVKQGKAEHEWKILPTSFSRLEDHLPDLEKTSATNYRSPNRMVRSTLKRVAATVVAPEDEDGKPKEREDLQPIRDDIEERLNEEIRKAKDELLRQHSRMQSVGVEPEIDFTSVVEDVSLTVDLGDGEKRIESFGEGTKKRIWMGLLEWDREATSESARESVIRLYDEPDLNLHYEAQRRLFENVSGLAQDKKAKTQCFVCTHSVFFIDRASPESINLIEIDDQNQRSATYIRGTGDDSEGTHTAVDFFDQVGRAVGLSNTSLLYEKGFLVVEGPSEDEALPVLYNKLFGSTPSRDGLQIVNLRTCGAWKSVLSVLLKNRLEMTHLLLDSDCTSSDSLLTLTPEALEEDTQIDCPDGLFENQTTFIGTQEFEDAFANAVYVRALNDDFPRANGEGWNADHIQALREEKKFSKALQDKVYGEVRPQLRNDVRKPQIARSVARHCHTEEIPGAIVNAFGSLRETAGID